A DNA window from Drosophila virilis strain 15010-1051.87 chromosome 4, Dvir_AGI_RSII-ME, whole genome shotgun sequence contains the following coding sequences:
- the LOC6627875 gene encoding histone H1.2, with amino-acid sequence MSDSAVATSASPVIAQAASGEKKVATKKAAAATPKSKKSTAPPSHPPTQQMVDASIKNLKERGGSSLLAIKKYIGATYKCDAQKLAPFIKKYLKNAVANGKLIQTKGKGASGSFKLSASAKKDPKPKASAVEKKTKKVNASAAAATKKKSSTSTTKKAAGAADKKLSKSAPTKKSVEKKKADKAKAKDAKKTGTIKAKPTTAKAKSSATKPKTPKPKTTSAKPKKVVSATTPKKTAVKKPKAKTASATKK; translated from the coding sequence ATGTCTGATTCCGCAGTTGCAACGTCCGCATCTCCTGTGATTGCCCAAGCAGCCTCAGGCGAGAAAAAGGTGGCTACTAAAAAGGCAGCAGCCGCCACACCAAAGTCAAAGAAGTCAACAGCTCCCCCATCGCACCCACCAACTCAGCAAATGGTAGATGCAtcgattaaaaatttaaaggaACGTGGTGGCTCATCCCTtctggcaattaaaaaatatatcggTGCTACATACAAGTGCGATGCCCAGAAGCTAGCCCCGTTCATTAAGAAGTACCTAAAGAATGCGGTTGCGAATGGAAAGCTGATCCAAACAAAGGGCAAGGGTGCCTCCGGTTCGTTTAAACTATCTGCATCTGCTAAAAAGGATCCCAAGCCAAAGGCCTCCGCTGTCGAGAAGAAAACTAAGAAGGTGAATGCttcggcggcagcagcaactaaaaaGAAGAGTAGTACGTCTACCACGAAGAAAGCAGCGGGTGCCGCTGATAAAAAGCTATCAAAATCCGCACCAACCAAGAAGAGTGTTGAGAAAAAGAAGGCGGACAAAGCAAAGGCTAAGGATGCGaagaaaacaggaaccataaaGGCCAAGCCCACAACAGCAAAGGCTAAGTCAAGCGCAACAAAGCCAAAGACCCCAAAGCCTAAGACCACAAGTGCTAAACCGAAAAAAGTCGTGTCGGCTACGACCCCCAAGAAAACTGCTGTCAAGAAGCCAAAAGCGAAGACTGCATCTGCAACGaagaaataa